Proteins co-encoded in one Candidatus Omnitrophota bacterium genomic window:
- a CDS encoding NAD(P)H-dependent oxidoreductase subunit E encodes MARIYVRKTGEDHRKIVGELDALAEKWKDKKGNLIMILHEIQNHYGYVPRDISFELSRILDVPLARIYEVITFYNYFKIDPPGKHLISVCMGTACYLKGAADIVDEIKNILHVEEGQTTKDGLFHLQSVRCLGCCGLAPVMTIDGKTYGKLKKGQIMDILSEYSKEVVTEEVSSK; translated from the coding sequence ATGGCTCGTATTTATGTTCGAAAAACAGGTGAAGATCATCGCAAAATTGTTGGTGAACTGGACGCTTTAGCTGAGAAATGGAAAGATAAAAAAGGTAATCTGATTATGATTTTGCACGAAATCCAGAATCATTACGGATATGTCCCGAGAGATATTTCTTTTGAACTTTCTCGTATTTTGGATGTTCCTTTGGCGAGGATTTATGAGGTAATCACATTTTATAATTATTTTAAGATTGATCCTCCTGGAAAACATTTGATTTCTGTTTGTATGGGAACGGCATGTTATCTGAAGGGCGCGGCTGATATTGTCGATGAAATTAAGAATATTCTTCATGTTGAGGAGGGGCAAACGACGAAAGATGGGTTGTTTCACTTGCAGTCTGTTCGATGCTTAGGCTGCTGCGGTCTTGCTCCTGTCATGACCATTGATGGCAAAACATATGGTAAGTTAAAAAAAGGTCAGATTATGGATATTTTGTCAGAGTATTCTAAAGAAGTTGTTACAGAGGAGGTTTCTTCAAAATGA
- a CDS encoding (2Fe-2S) ferredoxin domain-containing protein: protein MNLDQISRHGQKNKGDWIKVGMSTCGIAAGADKVLETLIKEKQERKIDILIEKCGCSGMCHAEPLVEVCVKGMPTVVYGRVDEETAIKIIDKHALGKYLLNDHIYNIKVN, encoded by the coding sequence ATGAATTTAGACCAAATTAGTCGTCATGGACAAAAAAATAAAGGTGATTGGATCAAAGTTGGCATGAGCACGTGTGGGATTGCTGCAGGTGCGGATAAAGTTCTTGAAACTTTAATAAAAGAAAAACAAGAAAGAAAAATAGATATTTTGATTGAGAAGTGTGGATGTTCTGGGATGTGTCACGCAGAACCATTAGTTGAGGTTTGCGTGAAAGGAATGCCAACAGTTGTTTATGGAAGAGTGGATGAAGAAACAGCTATAAAGATTATTGATAAGCATGCGCTAGGAAAATATTTACTGAATGATCATATTTATAACATAAAGGTGAATTAA
- a CDS encoding NADH-quinone oxidoreductase subunit NuoF, with product MSRYKKIVLLKDTKEDKSTKRFYDLLLSKLREKELVDSIQVVRAADIGLYDKGVVFKIFPENIVYAHVKEEDIDSIIDKTLIKNKIIEDLVFKPQDKQLRIVLRNCGIVDPENIDDYICQDGYQAFKKVLLKKSQDYVIEEMKISGLRGRGGGGFPTWMKWSFAKGVSSDQKFVICNADEGDPGAYMDRSVLEGDPHSVLEGMMISGYAIGATKGFLYIRAEYPLAIKRIDIAIKQAREYGLLGENILGSGFNFDLEIRLGAGAFVCGEETALIASIEGKRGCPKPRPPYPSIKGLWDKPTVINNVETLANIPIILFKGGQWFSSIGTEKSKGTKVFALTGKVKNSGLVEVPMGTTLREIVFDIGGGVFEDKKIKAIQTGGPSGGVIPVDYFDTPVEYESLQKLGSIMGSGGMIVMDETDCMIDIAKFYLGFCVEESCGKCAPCRIGGTQLLGLLTKISEGKGELDDLRKLKVISLGMQKASLCGLGQTAANPVLSTIKFFNEEYLLHIKEKRCPAGKCSNLFSYTIIEEKCKRCGLCLRNCPVGAITGDKNQGYVIDQEKCIQCGRCFEVCRFLAIRR from the coding sequence ATGTCTAGATATAAGAAAATTGTTTTACTTAAGGATACAAAAGAAGATAAGAGCACAAAGCGTTTTTATGATCTATTGCTTTCAAAGCTTAGAGAGAAAGAGTTAGTTGATTCTATTCAAGTTGTTCGAGCTGCAGATATTGGGCTTTATGACAAAGGGGTTGTCTTTAAGATTTTTCCAGAAAATATTGTTTATGCTCATGTCAAGGAAGAGGACATTGATTCGATTATTGATAAAACTTTAATAAAAAATAAGATTATTGAAGATCTTGTTTTTAAGCCGCAAGATAAGCAGCTAAGGATTGTTTTAAGAAATTGCGGGATTGTTGATCCTGAGAACATTGATGATTATATTTGTCAAGATGGATATCAAGCTTTTAAAAAAGTTTTATTAAAGAAATCTCAAGATTATGTTATTGAGGAAATGAAAATTAGTGGTTTGAGAGGAAGAGGCGGTGGAGGATTTCCAACTTGGATGAAGTGGAGCTTTGCTAAAGGAGTGTCTTCAGACCAGAAATTTGTGATTTGTAATGCAGATGAAGGTGATCCAGGTGCGTATATGGACCGTAGTGTTTTGGAAGGGGACCCTCATTCTGTTTTAGAAGGCATGATGATTTCAGGATATGCCATTGGTGCGACAAAAGGATTTTTGTATATTCGAGCAGAATATCCATTGGCAATTAAACGTATTGATATCGCTATTAAACAAGCTCGAGAATATGGGCTTTTAGGGGAGAATATTTTAGGGTCTGGATTTAATTTTGATTTGGAAATTCGCTTAGGTGCAGGCGCTTTTGTTTGCGGTGAAGAAACAGCTTTAATTGCATCGATTGAAGGCAAAAGAGGATGTCCAAAGCCAAGGCCTCCATATCCGTCGATTAAAGGGTTGTGGGATAAACCAACAGTAATTAATAACGTTGAAACATTAGCGAATATTCCAATTATTCTTTTTAAGGGAGGCCAATGGTTTTCCTCCATTGGAACAGAAAAGTCCAAGGGAACGAAAGTTTTTGCATTGACTGGAAAAGTTAAGAATTCTGGTCTTGTTGAGGTTCCTATGGGAACAACATTACGTGAGATTGTTTTTGATATTGGTGGTGGAGTTTTTGAAGATAAAAAAATTAAAGCGATTCAGACAGGTGGTCCATCCGGGGGTGTGATTCCCGTGGATTATTTTGATACGCCTGTTGAATATGAAAGCCTTCAGAAGTTAGGCTCGATTATGGGCTCAGGTGGAATGATTGTTATGGATGAAACGGACTGTATGATTGATATTGCAAAATTTTATTTAGGATTTTGTGTTGAAGAATCGTGCGGAAAGTGCGCTCCTTGTCGCATAGGAGGAACACAGCTTTTAGGTTTGCTGACAAAGATTTCAGAAGGAAAAGGGGAGTTAGATGATTTGCGAAAATTAAAGGTAATTTCGTTGGGCATGCAAAAAGCTTCTCTTTGTGGTTTGGGGCAGACAGCCGCCAATCCTGTTTTGTCAACTATAAAATTCTTTAACGAAGAATATCTTTTGCATATTAAAGAAAAAAGATGTCCGGCTGGAAAATGTTCAAACCTTTTTAGCTATACTATTATAGAGGAGAAATGTAAGCGCTGTGGACTTTGTTTGCGTAATTGTCCTGTTGGAGCGATTACTGGAGATAAGAATCAGGGTTATGTTATTGATCAAGAAAAATGTATTCAGTGCGGACGCTGTTTTGAAGTGTGCCGATTTTTAGCTATTAGACGATAA
- a CDS encoding NADH-dependent [FeFe] hydrogenase, group A6, whose amino-acid sequence MIKAIINGIPVEVEKGTTILDAAKKVQVKIPTLCYHSDLCASAACGICIVRVKGTNKMLRSCCTPLDEGMDIITHDPEIVETRKTVIELILSAHPNDCLKCGRNNNCELQTLVSDFGIREEQFEKIVRDLPKDSTTNTIVLEPSKCIKCGRCVEVCQSMQGVWALSFLERGVNTRISAAGDIVLGQSPCVRCGQCSAHCPTGAIFEKDDTSKVWEALQDPEIHCVVQIAPAVRVAVGEGFGYPPGTNLTKKLYTLLRRLGFDTVFDTNFAADVTIMEEGTEFVERFVHKKGVLPMITTCCPSWVDFMEKFYTDMIDHFSSAKSPHEILGVLTKTYYAEKKKIDPKKIKVISIMPCTSKKYEIGRAKEMFASGYQDVDIVITTRELIRMIRQAGLDFNNLPEEEPDLLLGEYSGAGTIFGATGGVMEAALRTAYSIITGEKLEKVEFNNVRGLEGVKETSVNIKGAEVKIAVAHGLANVVSVLDKIRKAIKNNEPLPYHFVEVMACPGGCVGGGGQPYMINDDVRKKRAQGLYDEDAEKNVRCSHENPYIKKLYEDFLGKPLSEKAHHLLHTKYIPRPEYTK is encoded by the coding sequence ATGATTAAGGCTATTATAAATGGAATACCAGTAGAGGTCGAAAAAGGAACGACGATTCTCGATGCTGCTAAAAAAGTTCAAGTTAAAATTCCGACACTTTGTTATCATTCAGATCTTTGCGCATCTGCGGCTTGTGGCATTTGTATTGTTCGAGTTAAGGGAACAAATAAGATGCTAAGGTCGTGTTGTACGCCACTGGATGAAGGGATGGATATTATTACGCATGATCCAGAGATTGTAGAGACTAGAAAAACTGTCATTGAACTTATTTTATCAGCACATCCTAACGATTGTTTGAAGTGTGGGCGTAACAATAATTGCGAGCTTCAAACCCTTGTTTCCGATTTTGGTATCAGAGAAGAACAGTTTGAGAAAATTGTTAGAGATTTGCCAAAAGATAGTACGACTAATACAATTGTTTTAGAGCCTTCGAAATGCATTAAATGTGGTCGCTGCGTAGAAGTTTGTCAATCAATGCAAGGTGTTTGGGCGCTATCTTTTTTGGAAAGAGGGGTTAACACTCGAATTTCTGCTGCCGGAGATATTGTTTTGGGCCAATCTCCGTGTGTCCGATGCGGTCAGTGTTCTGCGCATTGTCCAACTGGTGCTATATTTGAGAAAGATGATACTTCTAAAGTTTGGGAAGCGCTTCAGGATCCTGAAATTCATTGCGTTGTTCAAATTGCTCCTGCCGTACGCGTTGCTGTGGGAGAAGGATTTGGATATCCCCCTGGAACTAATTTAACAAAAAAGCTTTATACCCTTTTAAGGCGATTAGGGTTTGATACGGTTTTTGATACAAATTTTGCAGCAGATGTTACGATTATGGAAGAAGGAACTGAGTTTGTCGAACGTTTTGTTCATAAAAAAGGTGTTTTGCCGATGATTACAACGTGTTGCCCTTCTTGGGTTGATTTTATGGAAAAGTTTTATACCGACATGATTGATCATTTTTCATCTGCAAAATCTCCACATGAAATCTTAGGTGTTTTAACAAAGACATATTATGCTGAAAAGAAAAAGATTGATCCAAAGAAAATAAAAGTTATATCAATTATGCCTTGCACGTCTAAGAAATATGAAATCGGACGAGCTAAAGAAATGTTCGCTTCTGGATATCAAGATGTGGATATTGTTATAACAACGCGAGAACTTATTCGCATGATTCGTCAGGCGGGGCTTGATTTTAACAATCTCCCTGAAGAGGAACCAGATCTTTTGCTAGGTGAATATTCTGGTGCTGGAACAATTTTCGGTGCAACCGGAGGAGTTATGGAGGCAGCTCTTCGAACAGCGTATTCGATTATTACAGGAGAAAAGTTAGAAAAGGTTGAATTTAATAATGTTCGAGGTCTTGAAGGCGTTAAAGAAACTTCTGTTAACATAAAAGGCGCAGAGGTTAAGATTGCTGTTGCTCACGGACTTGCTAATGTTGTTTCCGTTTTAGATAAAATCCGAAAGGCGATAAAAAATAATGAACCATTGCCATATCATTTTGTTGAGGTTATGGCATGTCCAGGCGGATGCGTTGGTGGGGGAGGTCAGCCGTATATGATCAACGATGATGTTCGTAAAAAACGTGCTCAAGGTCTTTATGATGAAGATGCAGAAAAGAATGTCAGATGTTCTCACGAAAATCCATACATAAAGAAATTGTACGAAGATTTTCTTGGAAAGCCTTTAAGTGAGAAAGCGCACCATCTTTTGCATACAAAGTATATACCACGCCCAGAATATACAAAGTAG
- a CDS encoding response regulator — translation MSKKVLLVDDDPDFIQAVTVLLEAKDFIVVSASGGEEGFAKAQAEKPDLISLDIMMEHDSKGFDISQKLKSDETTKNIPVIIVSGIKKASNFAFDYETGETLLPVKAILEKPINPEYFLKTVEQYIK, via the coding sequence ATGTCAAAAAAAGTTTTGCTTGTTGATGATGACCCAGATTTTATACAAGCGGTAACTGTTCTTTTGGAAGCAAAAGATTTTATTGTTGTTTCTGCGAGTGGTGGGGAAGAGGGTTTTGCAAAGGCGCAAGCGGAAAAACCAGATCTTATTTCGCTTGATATTATGATGGAGCATGATTCCAAAGGATTTGATATTTCTCAGAAGTTAAAATCTGATGAGACAACTAAGAATATTCCTGTGATTATTGTTTCGGGCATCAAAAAAGCTTCTAATTTTGCCTTTGATTATGAAACTGGAGAAACGCTTTTGCCTGTTAAGGCAATATTGGAAAAGCCAATTAATCCGGAATATTTTTTAAAGACTGTTGAGCAGTATATAAAATAG
- a CDS encoding iron-only hydrogenase system regulator, giving the protein MKKRLGFVGIILENRDESAEKVNHILHQHASMFVGRMGVPYKERALSVITLIVDATTDEIGALTGQLGALEGVSVKSALARPE; this is encoded by the coding sequence ATGAAAAAAAGGTTAGGATTTGTAGGAATTATTCTAGAGAACAGAGATGAAAGTGCAGAAAAAGTAAACCATATTTTGCATCAACATGCTTCGATGTTCGTTGGTCGGATGGGAGTTCCTTACAAGGAAAGGGCTCTAAGCGTTATTACGCTAATCGTTGATGCCACGACAGATGAGATCGGGGCCTTAACAGGACAGTTAGGAGCTCTAGAGGGTGTCTCGGTTAAATCCGCTTTAGCTCGTCCAGAATAG
- the hydF gene encoding [FeFe] hydrogenase H-cluster maturation GTPase HydF — protein MKTTPKSLRLQIGLFGRTNVGKSSFLNVVAGQDVAITSSVAGTTTDVVEKTMELLPIGPVVFLDTAGLNDSSDLSESRIKKTKRIFDRADVVILIVEPNQWTEFEDYVYDQAQNQKMPLIIVVNKIDIKYPDDDFISHLKKKTEKIVFCSSITLEKRDDYVNALKENLIECCPEDFIKPPSLIGDLMPKGGLSILIIPIDLEAPKGRIILPQVQTIRDALDHDSSALIVKEDQYLDVLEKLKAPPDIVVCDSQVVDRMVLETPSNIKCTTFSIIFARLKCELSQMVEGAIAINSLQDGDKILIAEACSHHAVEDDIGRIKIPRWIKEYTKADLKVDVCAGRDYPEDLSEYKLVILCGSCMITRKETLRRMYHAKRIGVPVTNYGVCISFLKGVLGRVLEPFPDCLKIYQQELDPCKEKVS, from the coding sequence ATGAAAACAACACCAAAATCATTGCGATTACAAATTGGCCTTTTTGGTCGAACAAATGTTGGAAAATCAAGTTTTCTGAATGTTGTTGCTGGTCAAGATGTCGCTATTACGTCATCAGTCGCTGGCACAACAACTGATGTTGTTGAGAAGACCATGGAGCTTCTCCCGATTGGACCTGTTGTTTTTTTAGATACGGCAGGTCTCAATGATTCTTCAGATCTTTCTGAATCAAGAATTAAAAAAACGAAAAGAATCTTTGATCGCGCGGATGTTGTTATTTTGATTGTTGAGCCAAACCAATGGACAGAATTTGAAGATTATGTTTACGATCAAGCTCAGAATCAAAAGATGCCGCTCATTATTGTTGTTAATAAAATTGATATTAAATATCCGGATGATGATTTTATTTCTCATCTTAAGAAGAAAACTGAAAAAATAGTTTTTTGCTCTAGTATAACATTGGAAAAGCGCGATGATTATGTTAATGCCTTAAAGGAGAACTTGATTGAATGTTGTCCAGAAGACTTTATTAAGCCCCCATCTCTCATCGGAGACTTGATGCCAAAAGGAGGGTTATCGATTTTAATTATTCCGATTGATCTTGAGGCGCCGAAAGGGAGGATTATTTTGCCACAAGTTCAGACAATTCGCGATGCTCTTGATCATGATTCTTCGGCATTAATTGTTAAAGAAGATCAGTATTTAGATGTTTTAGAAAAACTAAAAGCACCTCCTGATATTGTTGTCTGTGATTCTCAAGTTGTGGATCGAATGGTTTTAGAGACGCCAAGCAATATAAAGTGTACTACATTCTCAATTATTTTTGCACGTCTTAAATGTGAGTTGAGCCAAATGGTTGAGGGCGCAATTGCTATTAATTCTTTGCAAGATGGCGATAAAATTTTGATTGCTGAAGCATGTAGCCACCATGCGGTTGAAGATGACATAGGGCGGATTAAGATTCCTCGATGGATTAAAGAATACACAAAAGCTGATCTTAAAGTGGATGTTTGTGCGGGGCGAGATTATCCAGAAGATTTATCGGAATATAAATTAGTTATTTTGTGCGGATCGTGCATGATTACGCGAAAAGAAACATTGAGGCGAATGTATCATGCAAAAAGAATTGGAGTTCCTGTTACAAATTATGGTGTATGTATTTCTTTTTTAAAGGGTGTTCTGGGTAGGGTTCTGGAACCTTTTCCAGATTGCCTAAAGATTTATCAACAGGAATTGGATCCATGCAAGGAGAAGGTGTCGTAA
- the hydG gene encoding [FeFe] hydrogenase H-cluster radical SAM maturase HydG, whose amino-acid sequence MDKTVKSKWIDQRIKRDEIEKYLIDGKNFISEENIIQSLEKARKRDSKYIQDILKKAQSIQNLTLEETAALLHVDDKNLIDQMKKVAIEIKKKVYNNRIVTFAPLYMGNYCVNNCLYCGFKSENTDAKRRVLSMEEIRKEVEVLAGKIGHKRLIVVYGEHPKNDIDYIVDSIKTVYDVKVPTKKGIGNIRRVNVNAPAFCIDDLKRLNQVGIGTYQVFQETYHRATYERVHPKGTIKGDYDWRLYCMHRAFEAGIDDVGLGALFGLYDWKFEVLGLVSHAIELERRFGIGPHTVSFPRLEPALGTSLCKDSSYLVSDEDFMKLILVVRLAIPFTGMIITARESPQIRKEAISLGVTQTDASTKIGIGGYADFDSGQEEKKQQFILGDTRNLDEVIREFAKMGYITSFCTAGYRCGRTGKCIMELLRSGQEGKFCKINAILTFKEWLDDFSSQETKKIAEPVLRKEIEEVRQSMPEIFDKFYSLYQRVEKGERDLYL is encoded by the coding sequence ATGGATAAAACAGTAAAAAGCAAATGGATTGATCAAAGGATCAAGAGAGATGAGATTGAAAAATATCTTATAGATGGGAAGAATTTTATCTCTGAAGAAAATATTATTCAATCTCTTGAAAAGGCAAGAAAGCGTGATTCAAAATATATTCAAGATATTTTGAAGAAAGCGCAATCAATTCAGAATTTGACTCTTGAAGAAACGGCAGCGCTTTTGCATGTTGACGATAAAAATTTGATTGATCAGATGAAAAAAGTGGCCATAGAGATAAAAAAGAAAGTTTATAATAATCGAATTGTTACGTTTGCTCCGCTTTACATGGGAAATTATTGTGTGAATAATTGTCTTTACTGTGGTTTCAAGAGTGAAAACACTGATGCGAAGCGCAGAGTTCTTTCTATGGAGGAAATAAGGAAAGAAGTCGAGGTTTTAGCGGGAAAGATTGGTCATAAGCGCTTGATTGTTGTTTATGGAGAGCACCCCAAGAATGATATTGATTATATTGTTGACAGCATTAAAACAGTTTATGATGTTAAAGTTCCGACGAAAAAAGGAATTGGCAATATTAGGCGTGTCAATGTTAATGCTCCGGCATTTTGCATCGATGATTTAAAGCGCTTAAATCAAGTTGGCATTGGAACGTATCAGGTTTTTCAAGAAACATATCATCGTGCGACTTATGAGCGAGTTCATCCAAAGGGGACGATTAAAGGAGATTATGACTGGAGGCTTTATTGCATGCATCGTGCTTTTGAAGCGGGAATTGACGATGTTGGACTCGGGGCTCTTTTTGGACTTTACGATTGGAAGTTTGAAGTTTTGGGATTAGTCAGCCATGCTATCGAGCTTGAGCGAAGATTTGGAATTGGTCCACATACAGTTTCATTTCCTAGATTAGAGCCTGCTTTGGGTACTTCTTTATGCAAAGATTCTTCTTATCTTGTTTCCGATGAAGATTTTATGAAATTAATTCTTGTTGTGCGCTTGGCGATTCCATTTACAGGAATGATTATTACCGCACGCGAAAGTCCTCAAATTAGAAAAGAGGCCATCTCTTTAGGGGTGACGCAAACAGATGCATCAACAAAGATTGGAATTGGTGGTTATGCAGATTTTGATTCTGGCCAAGAGGAAAAAAAGCAGCAATTTATTTTAGGAGATACACGTAATCTGGACGAAGTTATTCGAGAATTTGCCAAGATGGGATATATCACTTCTTTTTGTACAGCTGGATATCGATGTGGGCGAACAGGGAAATGTATTATGGAGCTTTTGCGCAGTGGACAAGAAGGAAAGTTTTGCAAAATTAATGCTATTTTAACATTTAAAGAATGGCTTGATGATTTTTCAAGCCAAGAAACAAAAAAGATTGCTGAGCCTGTTTTGCGCAAAGAAATTGAAGAAGTGAGGCAGTCCATGCCGGAGATATTTGATAAATTTTATAGTTTGTATCAAAGAGTTGAAAAAGGCGAAAGAGACCTTTATCTTTAG
- the hydE gene encoding [FeFe] hydrogenase H-cluster radical SAM maturase HydE, translating into MTKNEILQLLKKENTKTLFSQANQVRKDFCGDKIFLRGLVEFSSHCIRNCLYCGLRKDNKDAKRTRLKSFEILEAAIAVRKKGLKTVVLQSGDDFFYTRNVFSKIIKNIKKQCPDLTITLSLGERPLDHYNAFYDAGASRYLLKHETADEKLYSILHPGQSLKNRFKILDYLRKVGFQVGSGNIVGLPGQTLDHLAKDILFYQSFQPDMIGIGPFMPQSQTPLANHKFSDISLVLKMIALARIVTKNAHMPVTTALTTLGGDRVQLKALNVGCNVIMPSFTSVGLKKDYIIYDDKTKVTLNNARRIIKLAKRKVSCQKGDSLKLFSKSSL; encoded by the coding sequence ATGACAAAGAACGAAATTCTTCAGTTATTAAAGAAAGAAAATACAAAAACGCTTTTTAGTCAGGCGAATCAAGTTCGCAAAGATTTTTGTGGCGATAAAATTTTTTTGAGAGGCCTTGTTGAGTTTTCATCTCATTGTATTCGTAATTGTTTATATTGCGGATTAAGAAAAGATAATAAAGATGCAAAAAGAACTCGGCTGAAATCTTTCGAGATTTTAGAAGCTGCGATAGCTGTTCGTAAAAAAGGGCTTAAGACTGTTGTTCTTCAGTCAGGAGATGATTTTTTTTATACAAGAAATGTTTTTTCGAAGATTATAAAAAATATAAAAAAACAATGCCCAGATTTAACGATAACGCTTTCTTTGGGCGAAAGACCTTTGGATCATTACAATGCTTTTTATGATGCTGGAGCAAGTCGGTATCTTTTAAAGCATGAGACGGCAGACGAAAAGCTCTACAGCATTCTTCATCCAGGCCAATCTCTTAAAAATCGATTTAAGATTCTCGATTATTTGAGGAAGGTTGGGTTTCAGGTTGGATCAGGTAATATTGTCGGGCTTCCAGGCCAGACACTAGATCATCTAGCCAAAGATATTTTATTTTATCAGAGCTTTCAGCCCGACATGATTGGGATTGGGCCATTTATGCCTCAAAGCCAAACTCCTTTGGCAAATCACAAATTCTCAGATATTTCTCTTGTGCTAAAGATGATTGCCCTTGCTCGCATTGTAACTAAAAATGCCCATATGCCTGTTACAACTGCTCTGACAACTTTAGGAGGGGATAGGGTTCAGCTGAAAGCCTTGAATGTTGGATGTAACGTTATTATGCCAAGCTTTACATCTGTTGGCCTAAAAAAAGACTATATTATTTATGACGACAAAACAAAAGTTACTCTAAATAATGCTCGTCGCATTATCAAGCTTGCCAAAAGAAAAGTTTCCTGCCAAAAGGGCGATTCATTAAAATTGTTCTCAAAATCAAGCTTATAA
- a CDS encoding metalloregulator ArsR/SmtB family transcription factor, whose protein sequence is MDYIKESDTLKALGHPVRLKMVDGLLRNQCNVSKIVKNLKLPQSTVSQHLGILKKAGILFPVKDGVRICYRVVNKKIIEVIKILEK, encoded by the coding sequence ATGGACTATATAAAGGAAAGCGACACGCTTAAGGCTTTAGGTCACCCCGTTAGATTAAAAATGGTAGATGGCCTTTTAAGAAATCAGTGTAATGTCTCTAAGATTGTTAAGAATTTAAAGCTTCCGCAGTCAACAGTATCTCAGCATTTAGGAATTTTAAAAAAGGCAGGTATTTTATTTCCTGTTAAAGATGGCGTTAGGATATGCTACAGAGTTGTAAATAAAAAAATTATTGAAGTCATAAAAATATTAGAAAAATAG
- the trxA gene encoding thioredoxin: protein MEIEINDDNFKMEVLESRIPCLVDFWAPWCGPCKMIGPVIKEIAEEFDGKIKVGKINVDNAPKTAEKYEIMSIPTISIFQEGHCVDSVVGVVPKEKLVSLIKKNIK from the coding sequence ATGGAAATAGAGATTAATGATGACAATTTTAAGATGGAGGTTTTGGAGTCAAGAATTCCTTGCTTAGTTGATTTTTGGGCACCTTGGTGCGGACCGTGTAAAATGATTGGGCCAGTTATTAAGGAAATAGCTGAAGAATTTGATGGAAAAATTAAAGTTGGAAAGATTAACGTTGATAATGCTCCGAAGACTGCGGAGAAATATGAAATTATGAGCATACCAACCATTTCTATTTTTCAAGAAGGACATTGTGTTGATAGTGTTGTTGGTGTTGTTCCTAAAGAAAAGTTAGTTTCTTTAATTAAGAAAAATATAAAATAA
- a CDS encoding AAA family ATPase has translation MISNIKFCLKHRGMVSRFNNISFNRAMNVIVGPNGSGKSSVLRSIYECPDCKKEEDGKTFYYYFDSETMNPHRSQDVFGGMTGSLIRVRAMFSSHGETMRDVLGFANFKKGDTLLLDEPEAGHDFQWVTKIQKGLKKIVRGGCQVIMASHHPVFWDAGNIIELRKGYKNKTLNFFMNISNHV, from the coding sequence ATGATTTCTAATATTAAGTTTTGTTTAAAGCATCGCGGTATGGTTAGTCGATTTAACAATATTTCTTTTAATCGAGCAATGAATGTTATTGTTGGGCCAAATGGCTCAGGAAAAAGTTCTGTTCTTAGATCAATTTATGAATGCCCTGATTGTAAAAAGGAAGAAGATGGTAAAACTTTCTATTATTATTTTGATAGTGAAACGATGAATCCTCATCGATCACAAGATGTTTTTGGTGGGATGACAGGATCTTTGATAAGGGTCAGGGCGATGTTTTCGTCTCACGGGGAAACCATGAGGGATGTCTTGGGATTTGCCAATTTCAAGAAAGGAGACACCTTGCTTTTAGATGAGCCGGAAGCTGGGCATGATTTCCAATGGGTCACAAAGATACAAAAAGGTCTTAAGAAAATTGTCAGGGGAGGGTGTCAGGTGATTATGGCATCTCATCATCCCGTTTTTTGGGACGCAGGAAATATCATTGAATTAAGAAAAGGATATAAGAATAAAACGCTTAATTTCTTTATGAATATAAGCAATCATGTTTAA
- a CDS encoding DUF302 domain-containing protein — MSQELGSKSEKNGKINNLKVVLFGIGIGVILTGLIILIAMPKMMITVYQSRYSTIEETCSKLKESIQAHGWSSPMTRNLNATLAKNGIEMKRPVRVVELCKGAYANDILQTNPEVSTLMPCAWGVYEGNDGKIYISGMNMGLMGKMFGGNIAKIIGGSVAIDEKNMLKDIILQ; from the coding sequence ATGAGTCAAGAATTAGGCAGTAAGAGTGAAAAGAATGGTAAAATAAATAATTTGAAAGTCGTTTTGTTTGGAATTGGCATTGGTGTTATTTTAACGGGATTGATTATATTGATTGCTATGCCAAAAATGATGATCACAGTTTATCAGAGCCGATACAGCACGATTGAAGAGACTTGTAGTAAATTAAAAGAGTCGATTCAGGCGCATGGCTGGAGTTCTCCGATGACTAGAAATTTAAATGCGACTTTAGCTAAAAATGGTATTGAAATGAAACGCCCTGTTAGAGTTGTTGAGCTTTGTAAGGGGGCTTATGCCAACGATATTTTGCAAACAAATCCAGAGGTTTCTACGCTCATGCCTTGCGCCTGGGGAGTTTATGAAGGTAATGATGGAAAAATTTATATATCAGGAATGAATATGGGATTGATGGGAAAAATGTTTGGAGGAAACATTGCTAAGATTATTGGTGGTTCTGTTGCAATTGACGAGAAAAATATGTTAAAAGATATTATTTTGCAATAA